Below is a genomic region from Vibrio mimicus.
CCAACGCCTCAACCAAATACTGTTTCAACCAGACATTGTGTGGCGTTTTTTCGTCGTTAGGCAGTAGTGCAAAAGCCCCAATACCGATTTCCTTAATCGCTTCAGCATAGGGATTTTCGGTATCGTGTTGCTCAGGGAAGTAACCAGGGTAGAGAGCAAATGCACCTTTCACCGGTCGGCTTTTCAGTGGTGCTTCATAATCCATGTTTTCTAGGTGAATAATGGCATCCCTGTAGCGGTGCTTCAGGCACAGCATCGCCACCTTTAAACAGCTGAGTATCAATTCGGTATTTCGCATCGAATAGCAGCAAGAAAGCTTCGCCATTGGCAAGCTTAGCTCGGATCACAATATCGGGTTTATGTTTACCAAGCCAAGTGCGGTTTTCCTCCCCTTTAGGGGTGAAAGCCGGCTCATGGGCAATTTCTAATTCCATGCCATCACTTTTGCGTTTAAACAGAAAGGCTGAAGCCATTTCATTGTTAGCCGCTTTTCGAGAAGACCAACAGCGCCCTAATTCACCGATATTGCGTTGTACTTCTTCAAATCCTAATGATTTAACAATCGAGATCACTTCTGTGAAACACCACACTTCATAGACATCGGCAACCGATTTCACCGCCAATTGCGCATCACCGCCTTCGACCTGATGCAAATAGTGTTTCAACTGCTGCCATACTTTATACACTTTGGCGTAGCCATGACCTTGCTGGAGCACTTTAGACTCACTCACACCGCCGGCTAACTCTCCAACTTCGCGCCAGAGTGGGTATTTGAGCGCTTGACTGACCGAGTGATACCAATCAGAAATTTGCTTTTGAAATGAATCCGACAAGCTATTTTGCTCATCTTGATCTAAATGATATTTGAACTTGGATAAGCCTTGCTTGGACTGAACTAGGACGTGCTTGATGAACCTATTTTCTGGCGTGTTGACACTTAACTGCTTAATGGTCACCGGTAAACGGCTGTTTATCCGCTTTGCTTTAATAAGCTCTTGAGCACGCTCTTGTTGTTTAGCGGAGAGTGGTTTATTAACTCGATCTAACTTCAGAGCGCGAGTCGAAGATTGCAAACGGTTATGTGGAGCATTGAGAATTCGCTTAATTCCAAGATTGAACTCATCAAACAGACGCTCAAATTGTGCTAACCAAAAAAGCTCAAATCGATCGCGAGACTCGTTTGATTTCGCGTGCTGCTGGCTAGTTTTTCCCGCAATCGCATAGCGCCAAAATGGGTATACCGCATCCACTTGGCGACTCATCATGCTGAGATCGGTGTCCACGACCATTTTGGTAGCAAAGACCGTAAACTTTAACTCAACGCAGCATCGTACTCCCTGACGAAGGTACTCGATAACGAGTTGGCAATCGCCCACATCATTACCAAAATTGAGCATGGCTTGTAAGGCATTTCGTCTATGGCTAAGCGAAAAGCTCTCTTCAAGAAGCCGGTATTTATGACACATCTTCGGGGAACCCCGATCAACCTTATCTTTAAACTCAATCTCAAACCAATAGGGTTTGTTTTCAAAAAAGAAAGGTTTTTCTAGCGGTTCACCCTTTTCTAGAGTTAATGGATTTTCGCCCAACAGCACCTTGCTCTGAGGCGTTAACCACTCTCGCTGCGCATAAGTTCGGTCAAGTTTCGCTCTTGGCGAAGCTAAATTGTCAGCAGTAATAAAAATCTCGAAATCATCATGCTGATAGCAAATGGTTTCACCTTGAGTGTTGGCCATACTTCACTTCCACACTTCTCTATCCATTAAGGCCAAAATGAGCAAAAACCATTGTTGAGCTGTGCGGTCATGGCTTTTAATTTCTTCTCACTACGCCACTCAACTTCAACTTTTTCCTCTGTCTCCCCCTCAAAATGGCGCAGCAGATCAGGGCGTGAGATCGACTCATGATTCGGCAAAATAGTTGTAAGTTGCTCCTGCAAAACCTCTGTCAGTTGTTCAAGTAAATTGTGGCCTTGCGAAGTGCGTACTTTATCTTCATCGCCTTCAATACGCGGTAGAACCTTACACATTAAGTAATCATCGAACACTGCAGCTAGCTCTGTATCCGTTTTTGGCGCAAAGCAAATCACACTAAGACAGAGTTCATTAAACGCACGGAAAGCCAGTTCAAACGGCGTGTTTTTAAGCACGTTATTTATCGCTTTGAAGAACGCTTTGGTTTTACTCGCATCACTATCCGCTTCAACAGCATTGAACTCTTCAATTTTTCTCACATGACTCAAGATGGGATAGTTCAAGGTGTTCGCACTTTTCTTTTGATCGCCCTCGAAAAACTCATCAATCTCGTTAGGGAAAAACTCACCGAAATCAAAACTCATCGCACGGTCAATCACCTTACGTGAAAATCCATGCGTCGTTTCATCCATATTCACTGTGCCAGCAACGATTAAATTAAAAGGGATTGGCAAACCATACTCACAAAAACAGTGCCATAAATCGTCATATTTACTATCCGCCAGTTTTAAGTTTTCACGCAGTTTTGTGATATAGGCTTGTTCAGCACCGTTCTCACCATTAAGTTGGAGGAATGAGGGTTTTAATAGCGCATCACAACTGTAGCGAAAAGAATCGCCACCATCCCAACACCACTCTCGGGTTTCTAATACCGACAAATAATCTGCAAAATACTGTTCAACTGGCGCGAGGTTCATCTCATCTAAACACAGCCAGTAAGGAGGGACATCCTCAAGTGCTTCAGCTTCACCACTGACGACCAAGCGCTTGCCTTGTCCATCTGAATCCACACACTCAATGTTCAAATTTTTATTATCCGCAATCGCACGCCACGCCTGCGCCATAAAGGTCAGCACATCAGTGGTGATGTACTCCGCATGCCCACCTAAGCGTGAAACATAACCGAGTAAATCACTTGGTTCATGCCAGTCTGGACGCACTGAAGTTAAACAGTAAGTGCTACTCAATTGGCCACGAGTTTCAGCTTGCTTGCGCACAAAACGAGTCTTGCCAGTGCCAGAGATACCAGCGAGGAGGAGGAAGGGTTTGGGTAAACGAATTTTTGGCATATCTTGCTTAGATCTAACTAAATAACTAGAACCATCCTCTGACTTAAGTAAAGCCTCAATATCACAGGACTCCATGCTTTTATAAATACTTAAAAGCTGAAGGAGATCATGGTGCAGCACATCATTGCTTGGCATCACGGATGAATCATAAAATTTCGCAGCAATGTTTGAAGGTTCATAGGATTTTCCAAGGCTAGTCGTTGCTTTTAAATCAATATTTGGCGTTCCCCACTCTTTTAGTT
It encodes:
- a CDS encoding DUF2357 domain-containing protein encodes the protein MANTQGETICYQHDDFEIFITADNLASPRAKLDRTYAQREWLTPQSKVLLGENPLTLEKGEPLEKPFFFENKPYWFEIEFKDKVDRGSPKMCHKYRLLEESFSLSHRRNALQAMLNFGNDVGDCQLVIEYLRQGVRCCVELKFTVFATKMVVDTDLSMMSRQVDAVYPFWRYAIAGKTSQQHAKSNESRDRFELFWLAQFERLFDEFNLGIKRILNAPHNRLQSSTRALKLDRVNKPLSAKQQERAQELIKAKRINSRLPVTIKQLSVNTPENRFIKHVLVQSKQGLSKFKYHLDQDEQNSLSDSFQKQISDWYHSVSQALKYPLWREVGELAGGVSESKVLQQGHGYAKVYKVWQQLKHYLHQVEGGDAQLAVKSVADVYEVWCFTEVISIVKSLGFEEVQRNIGELGRCWSSRKAANNEMASAFLFKRKSDGMELEIAHEPAFTPKGEENRTWLGKHKPDIVIRAKLANGEAFLLLFDAKYRIDTQLFKGGDAVPEAPLQGCHYSPRKHGL
- a CDS encoding DUF3578 domain-containing protein — encoded protein: MLVDKLTRFINGWVQATNEQFTGHPLAKLFRQELKEDIGNVVKENYPSFEVKASVGAGNWANVPWLSILNPLITTTTQDGIYPVYLFNADGSGVYLSLNQGTTIPIQKYGKKAAEKRAEKIRRVLLNHFPELKEWGTPNIDLKATTSLGKSYEPSNIAAKFYDSSVMPSNDVLHHDLLQLLSIYKSMESCDIEALLKSEDGSSYLVRSKQDMPKIRLPKPFLLLAGISGTGKTRFVRKQAETRGQLSSTYCLTSVRPDWHEPSDLLGYVSRLGGHAEYITTDVLTFMAQAWRAIADNKNLNIECVDSDGQGKRLVVSGEAEALEDVPPYWLCLDEMNLAPVEQYFADYLSVLETREWCWDGGDSFRYSCDALLKPSFLQLNGENGAEQAYITKLRENLKLADSKYDDLWHCFCEYGLPIPFNLIVAGTVNMDETTHGFSRKVIDRAMSFDFGEFFPNEIDEFFEGDQKKSANTLNYPILSHVRKIEEFNAVEADSDASKTKAFFKAINNVLKNTPFELAFRAFNELCLSVICFAPKTDTELAAVFDDYLMCKVLPRIEGDEDKVRTSQGHNLLEQLTEVLQEQLTTILPNHESISRPDLLRHFEGETEEKVEVEWRSEKKLKAMTAQLNNGFCSFWP